The following DNA comes from Cyanobacteria bacterium QS_8_64_29.
CAATCTTCATAGCTTATGCATAGATTTCGACCTCCAAAACTCCCTCAATATGGGAGTCATGTTCTTTGGCGAGCGTGCATCCGCTGCTCAAATTGGTATAATGCCACTCCTCAAATTGGTATAATGCCACTCGCGGTTCTCGACGATGGCTTCGGACAGCCCACCTAGGGCATCTAGTAGGGCTCGGCGCTGGTGCAGCCTGTCACGCTTCTAATTTCGGGATTCGGCCAAACGTCCCTCGGTTCAGATGCTGAAGCGGTGTCACGCTCGATTGGCTATCTGACAAGTGTGACACAGGCCAGTACAAGGCGCGCGTATTGGAATCGGCATTGGGGCTCAACCAGTCCTACCGCGATCGCCGCTACCGAACGGCAGCTGGGCGAGTCCTTTAGCCGGCTGACCGGCTACGGCGGCGGCCTGGAGCGCAAGCAGTAGTTGCTGGCGCTAGAACGGGCTGCCCTACCGCGCAGTTTGGGTTTTCTGGCCATGCCTAATACCAATCCTCGTAGTTTATGCACTAGATCGCGATCCCCGAAACTCCCTCAATATGGGAGTCATGTTCTTTGGTGGGCGTGCATCTGCTGCTCAAATTTGGTATAACGGCGCGGTACCACCAAATCGACCGCGATCGGCCGATGGTCGGAACCCACACTCGAGAGCGCGCGAGTTTGTACGACCTGCAACTCGGAGGTAACCAAACAGTGGTCGATTGGGATCGATAGCAGCCTCGCCGCAAACCCGGGAAGTCCGAGCGGGTTGTTGGCCGTAGGCCAAGTGGGGAAGATGCCAAATCCCTTTCTAGTATTGATCAGCCCAGTTCCATCAACCAGCTTTTGATAGTAGGGCGACCACATCGTCGTATTGAGATCGCCTACCAAGACCACCGAGCCTGAAAGCCTGTTGATGGCCTCCTCAATGCGGCTGTAAGCTTCGTTCCTGGCGCGAAAGTTTCGCTGCGATATAGGGGCAGCAGATGAGCGGCAACTAGCGCAACAGCCTTGCCTTCGGTTGTGAAGAACTTGGGCAAAACAAAGCCTCTGGCGCTATCTAGGGGCTTGAGTTGCCCTTCATCGATGGGCGTTTTGCTCAGCAGGATCGTGCCGGCACGATGGTAATCAAACGGGAAAGCATTGCGGATGGCGCTCAACCGTTCCAGCCAGCTTGGGCTGGCTTCTTGTAGCACCACCGCGTCGGGATCGGCTTGCGCGATCGCGGATGCGAGCTGGGCGGGATCGCTGCTGTTTTGATGCACGTTCGCCGACAGCAAGCTAAAGTTGCTCTCATCCGGGGATCTTGCGAGCGAGTCGTTGGGGAAATAAAACGCTAGGAGGGGTAAGAACGCGAACGCAACACAGGCAATTGATGCAACGGCGAGACACGTGTGCTGGCCTAGCGCCAGCCCGACCATCACAAGCAAAGCCAGACCAAAATATTGAGCTTTAAAGTGGGACAACAGCTCCCAATGGATGGCCTCTCCCCAATGGGAGGTCGCCAAGCTCAAAACCGAGACGGTTAAAATCCCGCCAAAAGCGGTCCATTCCCCAAGGCTAGTCCGATTGCCGCGAGCCATTACTTCCAGTCCTCACCATTGGTAATTTGAGGGGATTTCAAACTGATTCAATCGTTCGATTAACGCCGACGTTCCTGGGCTTCCAGAACGATCCGCCTATTGTCGGGGCGGATGAAGCCTTCTTCCGTCGAGCGATCGAGAAACGCAAGCAGTCCGTCAAAAAAACCGTCAACGTTTAAGACGCCGCAGGCTTTCTGATGGATCCTAAGTTGCGTCCAGGTTGCCGCTTCGCAAATTTCTTCTATCATTCCCAAGCCACTGGGGAGGGCCACAAACGCATCGGCCAGATGGGCCATCCAAGCTTTGCGCTCGTGCATTGAGGCCACAATTTTGAGCTCGCTCAATCCGCTGTGGGCGAGTTCCTTATCGGCTAGCGCCTGCGGGATGATGCCAATAACCGTTCCACCGCCAGCTAGCGCAGAATTGGCCATTGCACCCATCAGGCCAATGTTGCCACCCCCGTAGATTAGGGCGATCCCCCGATGCGCTAGCTCGCCTCCTAACGCTCGTGCGACCTGAAGGTAACGATCGCGCTCGCCCAGCCCAGAGCCGGCATAGACGCATAGACTGCCGATCAGCGTTGAATTCCCGTGCGGTTGTTGCATGACTTGCGCTGCCACTCGGAGCGAGCCGATCGCTACTGCGATTCCGAAACCGCGCTCGGTGCGCTCAGCGCCTCAGTGACCCCAAAGCGCTCGACAAAGTCCGCCAACCGGCTTTGGATGTCGGCAT
Coding sequences within:
- a CDS encoding TIGR00730 family Rossman fold protein; translated protein: MGSLCVYAGSGLGERDRYLQVARALGGELAHRGIALIYGGGNIGLMGAMANSALAGGGTVIGIIPQALADKELAHSGLSELKIVASMHERKAWMAHLADAFVALPSGLGMIEEICEAATWTQLRIHQKACGVLNVDGFFDGLLAFLDRSTEEGFIRPDNRRIVLEAQERRR